The nucleotide sequence AGAAGTCTATCTCTGCTGGAAGTCCGGTGAAGAGGATGTGACCTTCTGGCATACGCTGGATGAAGGTTTCTCGGACCGCCAGTTGCTATTTGAAGAATCTCTCAATCATGAACTGGAAAACGGAGAAGAACCACCACTGATCTAGAGTGCGTCACACATAACCGTAGTGTCTCTCAATCTGATTTACTCGATGTACCTGGTCTCAATGGCCCTGGAGACGCTACAGTAAATCGGGACACAGTCTAATCGGTGCTTCACCTTCCGTTATCTGACTTCCTACGCCGTTCTTCATTTTCAGCCACTTCGCGTTCCCAGTCCGCATACGCCTGTTGAAGTTGGTTTAAGACTTTTGGATTTCGTTCTGCCAGGTCTGTGGTTTCTGACAGATCCTGCTCCAGATCAAACAGCATAAATGGCTGATTGGGTTTGATGCGCACGAGTTTGTATTTTCCTCTGCGGACTGCGCTGAAATTTCGATATTGAAAAAAGAAAGTACGCGGCTCGGGCGCAGTTTGTGCTGCCAACGCCGGCAGCATATCCTGTCCATCCAGAATCCTTTCTGCAGGAAGCGGACCACCTGCCAGGGTGATCAGAGTCGGCAGAATATCCAGGCTGATCAACGGACTCTGATTGACGGTGCCTGCCTTGAGATGTCCGGGGTAGCGTATGATCGCTGGAACACGGATCCCCCCTTCCCACAAAGTGACACCGCCGTCGCGCAATGGTTTGTTACTGGCGACTTCCAGTCCCCGTTCTTTCAGCATGAAGGCACCATTGTCCGAATACCAAATCACAATGGTTTGATCCCTGAGACCACTCGTATCCAGTTGCTTTAAAACACGTCCAATGGCTGAGTCAAGTGCCGTCACGACCGCTCGATACCGCTCTTGTGGATTTTTAGTTTGCGGGTCATAACCATATTTTTCAAATGCCAAATCCGGTGCCTGCCATTCGTTTCCCTGACCGGGCTGCTTGTTTCGCTGACTGGGAAAATGGGGGGCGTTGAAAGGCAGATAGATGAAAAAAGGCTGATCACTTTCAGCTGAAATATACTGACACGCCGCATCAGCAAATAAATCCGTCGAGTATCCCTCGACAAATACCTCTTTCAGACCACGCCATAAATCATGACGACCGGCGTAATAGTGATGATAATAGTCGATATTTCCCGCAGCAAACCCGAAAAACTCATCAAAGCCCCGCTCGGTCGGCCGACTTCCCGGCGAAAAACCCACGTTCCATTTTCCAAAACAGGCCGTACGATATCCCTGTTGCTTCAGATACTCTGGGATCAATACTTCGCTTTTCCGTAAGCCATCACCATAGTTCTCATCCGCACTCAACTGGTGATTCAAACCAATACGCTGGGGATAGCGGCCTGTCAAAAGCGTCGCCCGCGACACGGTACACGTGGGAGAGGCAGTATAGAAATCGGTCAACCGGACTCCTTCTGACGCCAGTTGATCAAGCATGGGGGTTTTCATCACCGGATTTCCATAACAACCCAGGTCACCATACCCCAGATTGTCTGCAGTGATTAAGAGAATATTAGGTCGCTTGTTTTCTGGTTTTTCAGCGGCTGTTACTGGCGCAGGCACACTGAAACTGACCCAAACAAAAAGCAAGATCCAGAAACGAGACTGGCGGAAACTCATAGGAAAATCCTCACGGTGGGTTCTTCGGGTAGATCATCCGGGTAGGCGATTTCAGGGCAAGCGACTTTGAAATCTATATCTATCGGAACAAATCAGGACTGAAGTGTCAATTCTGAGTCAGGCGAGCTGTCGCATCAGGTACAGATATTCCAGTGCACTGAGCATCGCCTCCTGTTTCTGATTGGCGTTCCCTTTGTGTCCCCCTTCGATATTTTCATAATAGAAGAACTCATAACCCAGCTGATCCATTCGCGCTGCCATCTTTCGTGCATGGCCGGGATGGACACGATCATCTTTGGTCGAAGTGAAAAAATACACTTTCGGGTAAGCCTGTTCGGTTTTTAAATTGTGAAAAGGAGAATATCGGCTGATAAACTCCCATTGCTCGGGGAGATCTGGATTTCCATATTCTGCCATCCAGCTGGCACCAGCCAGCAGTTTGTTGAAACGTTTCATATCCAGCAGAGGTACGCCACACACAATCGCATTAAACAGCTCAGGACGCTGTGTCAAAGCGACCCCCATCAACAGGCCTCCATTACTGCGTCCCATGGCGCCATAGTGTTTGGGGGAACTGAAACCTTTACTTTGTACCGCCTCTGCGACCGCGAAAAAGTCATCGTACGCCCGCTGACGATGCTCCAGTAACGCAGAATCATGCCACCGCGGACCATATTCGCCTCCCCCGCGAATATTAGCAAGTACATACACGCCCCCTTTTTCCAGCCAGAGTTTTCCCATAACCGGGCTGTAATGAGGTAGAATCGAGATTTCAAACCCGCCATACCCGTATTGCAGAACCGGCGCAGTATGATCCAGCTTCATTCCTTTCCGGTAGACTATAAAGTAAGGCACTTCCGTTTTATCACGACTGATGGCAAAGTGTTTCTCAACCGTCAAACCATCGGTATTAAACCGCGCGGGTGTCGACTGGAGTTTCTCATCGACTTCCTCGAAGAAATTGACGTAATACAGGCTGCTCGGTTGCAGAAAACCATCGCGTGCCAGAAGCAGATCATTGCTGCTGCTGTCTGATGAACTGATCGAGATGACGTCATTTTCGCCCCAGGGCAGCAGTCGTCCCTGCCACTGGTTATCCTGCAGACGAACTTCTCGGATCTGACTGGAAACATGTTCGATTCCTGTCACGTAAACGGCATCCTTCGCACATCGAACTTGAGAAACCGTACCACTTTCTCCCGGATCAAAAACCGTCAGCACTTCACCAATCTCACCGGTCTTCTGAAACTCTGCCAGCGAGATGCTGATCAATGAGCCCGCTGCAGAACCACGCCATTCCTCCTTTAACTCAACCAGTAACTGCCCTGCAAACAATCCCGACAGACTGCACTTCTGTGGCAGAGGCAGCTGACTTAAAGTTCCTGCTGAATTCACCAGGTAGAAACTGAAATGATAGAAATCGTGTCCTCGCATCACAAAACAGACGCGCTGGCCGGCATGCTCCAGATCGATCGGATAGATAAAGGTTTCTTTGACATCCGTTTCCAGCAGCGTTTCCGCCTCCGAAAGAGGGGTTCCCCGTTTCCAGCGTTTCAGAATGCGTGCATACCCTGAAGTATTCAGACTCCCTTCGCCCCAGTCTGTCGCAATCAGCAGCTGATCGCGGTTCTCCCAGCAGAGATTGGTTTTTGCCAGAGGTACGTTGAAACCATCCTTCACAAAAGTACGGGAGGGAATATCAAACTCACGGTATACTGCAGTATCCGTCCCCCCGGGTGCCAGCTCGATAATGCAACGTTCGTGAGCAGGTCCCAGACTGTCGACACCTTTATAAATCCAGTTCTCTTTTTCTGTCTCCGCCAGCTGGTCTATATCCAGCAGGATCTCCCATTGTTTTGACTCCTGTCTGAACTGTTTCAGAGTCATCCGCCGCCAGATTCCACGTACATGCTGCTCGTCGCGCCAGAAGTTATAGACGAATTCACCACGCAGCGTTCCATAGGTTATCCGATCGGAGGCGGTCAGAATCTGCAAGGCTTCACTTTGATATTCCTCGAAGCGTGGATCACTGGTCAACGCCTGCAAAGTCAACTTATTCTGCTCCTTCACCCAGTCGAGAGCCCGTTCGCCCTCAATCTCCTCCAGCCAGAGCAGTGACTGTTCATCAGGGACTTCTGCTTTATTACTGTCTGCCGAAGGTTTATCCAGCGAATCCATATAACAACTCCGGGAAAAAAGGGCTGATGATCTTTATATCAGGCATTGTAGAGTAAAACAGACACCCGACTTAAGTGCCGGACGGCTTTTTGTCTGGTTTTCCTGAGAACTGATTATGAAACCAGATATTCTATGATTTTCACGATTCAGGGCGTGCAATTAAAAGGGGGCAGTGATATAATTCCCGACGTTGAGTAGCCCTGAATGTCATGTTCCTGTAAGAAACAACCTGACCACTTTAACGGCTGATCTCCAGAATCTCTTAATAAAGTATCAGCTGTTTGCTGATCTTTATCGTGTTGTTAAAGCTACATTTGCCGAACCTTGTATGGTTTCCGCTCTCAAACAGTAGCAGTAGGGTGATACGAAGCAGAGCTTCAAGGAGAACTCTTTTCAGGCATAGTCCCTGAAAATGAATCCTGAGTCCGGAATGGCCGACTCTCACCTGTTTCTAATTATTTGCACGACCCATTTTTCTCTATTACACGACGAGTACGTACAGCCCTTCCCGGCTGATGGTTCGTCGAAAGGTTGATGTATGTTAACGGATGTCTCTTCGCAGGCAAAATTTACGGATTTAGAACTCTGCCAACCCATCCTGGATGTGCTGGTTGAACTTGGATATGACACACCCACACCAATTCAGGCTCAGACCATTCCCCATCTGCTGGAAGGCAGAGACCTGGTAGGTCAGGCCCAGACCGGAACCGGTAAAACGGCCGCATTTGCCCTGCCTTTACTTTCGAAAATTGACCTGGAACTCAGAGCCCCACAGGTTCTGGTTCTGGCTCCCACCCGGGAACTGGCCATTCAGGTTGGCGAATCGTTCAAAGAATATGGTTCACAACTCAAAGGCTTACAGGTTTTGCCAATTTATGGTGGCGCTGATTTCAAAGGACAGCTGCAACCACTAAAACGAGGCGTCCATGTCGTTGTCGGTACTCCCGGCCGCGTGATGGATCACATGCGTCGTGGCACCCTGAAACTCGACAACCTGCGTTGCCTGGTTCTGGACGAAGCCGACGAAATGCTGCGAATGGGCTTTATTGACGATGTAGAATGGATTCTGGAGCAGACTCCCGATAACCATCAGACTGCATTGTTTTCAGCAACGATGCCCGAAGCGATTCGCCGCATTGCCGGTAATTACCTGAAATCACCGCAGGAAATTACGGTCAAAGATAAAACCCGAACGGCTGATACCATCCGCCAGCGGTACTGGCTGGCCAAAGGCCATCACAAACTGGACGCCCTGACCCGGATTCTGGAAGCAGAAGAAACGGATGGCGTGATCATCTTCGTTCGTACCAAAAGCATCACCACCGAACTTTCGGAAAAACTGGAAGCGCGCGGTTTTCTCGCTGCCCCACTGAATGGTGATATCCCGCAGAAGCAGCGCGAACGCACTGTTGGACGGTTAAAAGCCGGCCACGTCAACATTGTCATTGCAACTGACGTCGCCGCCCGGGGACTGGACGTTGATCGGATCAGCCATGTGATCAACTACGATCTGCCTGGTGATTCCGAAGCTTACGTGCACCGCATCGGGCGAACCGGACGTGCAGGCCGCACAGGCGAAGCGATTATGTTCGTCTCTCCCCGTGAGCAGCGTTCTCTGTCCGGGATTGAACGGGCGATCAAGCTTAAAATTGAACGGATGGAACTTCCTTCCATCAATCAAATCAATAAGCGACGTACAGAACGCTTCAAAGAGTCTGTGACCAAAGCCATGGATAGTCCAGACTTCGAACAGTTCCAGAAACTGCTGAGCGAATTCAAGACGGAATCAGAGCGATCTGAGATCGACATCGCAGCTGCCCTGGCCTGTATGTTCCAGGGAAAACGTCCCCTGTTCCTGAAAGAGACACCACAGCAAAGAGAAACGTCCCATCGGGAAACCCCGCAACGACAGCGGGACAGTTCTGGAAAGCCTCAATTCCAGTCTGAACGCCGTTTCTCCAGGGAAAAAGAATTCAAAAACAAAGAATTCACGAAGGATAAAGAGAAGGTGTTTACTCCCAGGCGGGAAAGAGCCACCAGTGAAACCCCCGAGGAAGGCATGGAGCGTTTCCGCGTTCAAGTGGGCCGCAGCCACGGTGTCAAACCAGGTAATATTGTTGGTGCAATCGCAAATGAAGCTAACCTGGACAGTCAGTACATCGGACGAATCGATATCTTCGATGAATACAGTACTGTTGATCTTCCGGAAGGCATGCCACGCGATATCTTTCGGGCATTGAAAAATGTCTGGGTCTCCGGACAACAGTTACGCATCTCCCGACTTGATCAGACTGAATCAGGTGCCCCGAAACGTAAGCGTTTCAAATCAAAGGGTAAACCCAGACAGCAGAAAGCTTAATCCGACAGCAGCCTGATAGTCAGGAAAACAGCTACAAAAAAACCGCGGTCGCTCTCAGGCAACCGCGGTTTTTTCATTGGAATAACAACTCGTACGAGACGGGTTTATTTACCGGTCCCAAATGCTTTGGATGTCTGACCGGAAGAAGTCTGCTGTTTCAGACGTTTACTTCGAGTAAAGACCTGGGAGACTGTTCCTGAGGAAACGTCATTCACACCGGTCACTTTTGCCCCCTGCTTAATAGGAGATTTCACTCCAGAACCTGGGACAAACAAACGCCGCTGTGGTTTATAACCGATATAACTCAAGAAGTCATTGATACCGATTACACGTACGGCTTTCAGACGGGCTTCTTCACGAATCTCTTTCATCTTGGCCAGCAGTTCCTGCATTTTGTCACGCTGTTCGTCTGTTTTAGCTGCTTCAACATCAGGTGACTCACCAATGACCAGGAACTTCGTATGCACGGTTAAGCCGTCACCAATGCGTTCTCCGTTTTCGGTAACCTGATTATCAATTTTGGCATTGGCATTCTCAATGACACGTCTCAGCAGATCCATATCCGATTTTCCGTCGCCATCCAGGTCGATAATTCCTGAAATAGCAAAGGTTTCCGGACGTCCTACGCCCCAGAGGGGAGTATAAATCGGGTCGCCAGGGCTGATGGGCTGATAAATGTCATCCCCGACAATCCGGGCTTCCGAAAGGTGAGGTCCCAGAATTTTGGTAACTTCGATAGCACCAATAATATCTTCCTCACCCCGGCCTATTCCCTGATGCGCTTTCCGATAAACGCTGAATGTCATCCGCTTAGGAAGACGATCCGCTTCACCCAGATTGATCCAGACTACGCCGGTACTGTTATCAACAGTACGGACCACACCATCGGGCACTTCAAAGCTGAACTTCTGGACCTGATCCAGACGGCTGCGAAGCGTATCAATCAGACTGGCATAGGTGTTGTTCTTGTTTTCCAGATCTTTAATGGTCTTGGCGTTCGTTTCACGCAATTGATCCAGTTCGATCAGAATTTCTTCATTTTCTTTCTGTAAAGCAGCAATCTGCTGATCCTTCGCATCGACTTCTTCTTCTTTGACTTTCTGAGTGTCAGCCAGATCTTTTTCAGAACTCACTCGGGCCTTTTGATGTTCATCGATTTTCTTGTCCATGATGCCCTTGAGCTGCTGATAAGCGGCTTCCAGCTCATTTTTCGCTTTCTGTTCTGCAGCCAGCTCAGTTTTGGTCTGATCCAGCTGGGCAGAGAGCTTGATCAGTGAATCCTTAACAGTCGCCTCTGCCAGGACACCAGCGTGAGTTTTAATATCCAGCTCTGTGGCACCAATCACCGTATTGGGAGTTTTATTATCAAGCCCCACATCTTCCTGCTGATTACCGATCAGCTTTTTCAGAGCCTGAATTTCTTCATCCAGCTTACGAGCGAGTACGCTATCACGCTGGGAATCTTTCTGAGCCTGATCCAGTTTGGTATTCGCTTCTGACAGGTCGGAATACCCCAGATAAGCAGCCACGCCTACAATCAAGGTGGTCATGACAAAAAAGATCAGTGAAAAGTGAACAGCAGTTGGTTTACTGGCAGCCATGTTTTTAAACCTTAAGGATTTTCAAGTGACCGTCGGGTGCAGCTCAGCACCATGACAGCTCGTATTTTGAAGTGTATACTGTTTTCAGCTATGATTATGATCGGCTCTGAGGAATCTCAGGGAACCATGTTGAGTCGATTCTGAAAACTCGAAAGACCGGCATCCTGCTTTACTTTATTCTAAATGCAGGAAAACCAGTGTCAAGCAGCATTCTGATTCTATCTGGACTGTCCCTGGTTTTACCGTCGCGTCTCCTGAACGATTTGGATCGAGTCTATCAGATTGAGAGACTCCAGGGTTAAATGTGATGCACTCCAGAATGCTGACAATTGGTTCCCCCTTCTGCCCTGACTTGAACTCGCAGAAAAACTACACAAAATAACAGTAACCCGAAGTTCTCGGGCCATCTGGTTAAAAGATTCCATTGAGTTTCGACTTCAACAGGTCTGTTGATAGCGATCAGAGACACACTCTCCAATAATGAACCAGGCAGACTGACCGGTTGGTGATCTACGCATCCGCATCTGTTCTTCATTAAAAATACAACATCTGCATGTTTCCAGTTTCGGCAATCTCTTTTTAAATTTTCAGGTAAAGCTAAATCTTTATGAAAGAAACACTTTACATCATTGATACGTTTTCTCTGGTATTTCAGGTTTTTCATGCTGTGCCGGCTATGACCGGTCCCACGGGACAACCCACCAATGCCATATTTGGCATCACCCGCGATATCCTGAACATCATTAAAACGCACTCTCCCGACTATTTAATCTTTGCCATGGACTCCAGTGGCCCGGGCACTCGAAATGATCTCTATTCGGAATATAAGGCGAATCGCTCCGCGATGCCCGAAGATCTGGTCCCACAAATCCCTCATATCATGGATGTTGTCAAAGGATTTCAGGTCCCTGTGATCGAATGTCCCGGCTGGGAAGCAGATGACGTGTTTGCCACGATTGCCCGTCTGGCAAATGAAAAAGGGATCGAAACGACGATCGTCACAAATGATAAAGATGCCAGACAACTCATCAATGATTCAATTCGTCTGTACAATATTCGCAAAAATCAGTTCATGGATGCAGAAGCGGTCCAGGCCGATTGGGGCGTCCGACCTGACCAGGTGATTGATTTTCAATCTCTCGTCGGCGACAGCGTGGATAATATTCCCGGAGTACCGCTGGTCGGACCTAAAAAAGCACAAACGCTGATCGAGCAGTTTGGAACCCTGGAAGGCGTGCTGGCCAACGCAGACAAAGCTAAAGGACCGAAACTACAGCAAAACCTGAAAGAATTTGCCGATCAGGCCCGCATGTCACGCGAACTGGTGACGCTGAACCAGTCGCTGGATCTCAACATCAACTGGGAAGCCTCCCGATTGACTCATCCTGACCGCGAACGTTTACATCAGCTGTTTGTCGACTTTGGATTTCGCCGCTTCGCTGAAGATATGAAAGAAGTCCTCTCCACAGAAGCCCCCCCGGAACCTGTCGAACGAATTCGCGAAACCATCGACACGAAACCGGCATTTGAAACATTTCTGGCCCTGCTCAAAGAACAGGATGAATTCTGCGTCGACCTGGAAACGACCGGATTGAAACCGGCAGAGGCAGAAATTGTGGGCTGGGCCATCAGTTGGGAAAAACACCGCGGATTCTACATTCCCGTTGAAGGCCCTTCAGGTCAGTTGGCCCTGGATCCTCAATATGTGCTGGAACATCTCAAACCGATCCTGGAAGACCCTGAAATCCTGATTACCAATCAGAATATCAAATATGACATGGTTGTATTGATGCGGGTCGGCGTGTTCCTGCAGGGAGTCAGCATCGATCCCATGGTTGCCAGCTACCTGATCAGTGCCGGGGAACGAGGACACAGTCTCGACAAACTGTCAGAACGATATCTTAATCACACCATGATTCCCATCTCCGAACTGATCGGCTCCGGCAAACAGCAGAAGAAGATGTTTGAAGTCGACGTCGACAAAGTCGCGGAATACGCGGTAGAAGACGCTGAAATCGCCTGGCAACTCTCGAGAATCCTCCAGGATGAACTCAAACACGCAGGATTATGGGAGCTCTACTGGGAACTCGAACGGCCTCTCATCTCTATACTTGCCGAAATGGAATTTACCGGTATCAAAGTCGATACTGCCGAGCTTAAACAGCAGAGCCAACTGCTTGAAAAACGGTTAACGACCCTGATCAGTGAAATCCACGAAATAGCCGGGCATGAATTCAACATCGCCTCTCCACTGCAACTCCGAACGGTATTATTCGAGGAACTGAATTTACCTGTATTCAAAAAAACGAAAACAGGTCCCAGCACGGACCAGAGTGTGCTGGAGAAGCTCGCGCCATTGCACGCCCTGCCTGCCAGAATCACCGAACATCGACATCTCTCCAAACTGAAGAGCACCTATCTCGATGCACTTCCCGGCCTTGTTAATCCAGAGACCGGGCGGATTCATGCCAGCTTTAACCAGGTCGTTGCTGCCACTGGTCGACTCAGCTCGAGTGACCCCAATCTGCAGAACATTCCGGTAAGAACACAAGAAGGACGGCAGATTCGCAAAGCATTTATCCCCCAGGACGAAAACTGGCGACTGCTCTGTGCCGATTACTCTCAGATCGAACTCCGGATCCTGGCACACCTGAGTCAGGATGTCGCACTGAGCCAGGCTTTCCGCGAAGGTGCTGACATTCACACTGCTGTTGCTTCGGATATCTTTCGTGTTCCCCACGATCAGGTCGACAGTGACATGCGTCGCACTGCGAAAGCGGTCAACTTCGGTGTCATCTACGGCCAGAGCCCGTTTGGTTTATCAGAAGCGATCGGTATCCCTCAATCGGAAGCCGCTGGATTCATTGAAGATTATTTTGTCCGGTATCAGGGCGTCAGGGAATTTCTGGATCAGATCCTCGAAGATTGTGCAAAACAGAAATTCGTCGAAACGATCTGTGGCAGAAAACGTGAAATCCAGGGAGTGCGGGGAGGCGTGCAGAAACAGCTTAACATGCCTGAAAGAACCGCCATCAATACCGTCATTCAGGGGTCTGCAGCCGACCTGATTAAACAGGCCATGCTGAATGTCAGCGATCGAATCAAACAGGAACAGCACCCGGGGCGGATGCTCATGCAGATCCATGACGAACTGGTATTCGAAGTTCCGCTCACCGCACTGGACACTCTGGGTCTGATCGTTCGGGAAGAGATGGAATCGGCCATGGACCTCGAAGTCCCCCTGATTGTAGATATGTCAAGCGGACTTAACTGGCTGGAACAGAACCCCCTGGAAATTCCACATCAGTAAAATGATGGAATGGAATTCAACGGGGACACGACTCCCTCGATCAGCAGAAACTGTCGGGGGATTGGAGACCTGTCCGATCAAAATATAAAATTTAAGCGTAAAATAGCGATCTTTCCTTTTTTTTGTTGACAACCTGTACGCTATCGGTAACGATATTAATGCACGCCTATGTGTCTCATCTACCTGTTGCTAAGGGATTCAGCAATCAAAAACCTCCTGTGTGGTAAGTTTCTGTTGCGAAGGAATGTGTAAACAAACCATTTTCCACCATTGCAAGTTGTCACAATCATCTTGTGTCTCGTCATACATTCATTCCCACAATAGCCCTGATTGGAGGGATCGGATCAGGCAAAAGTGCGGTTGCCAATAAAGTCAAATCGTTTCGGCCTGTGATGATTATCGATGCAGACCGAATCGGACATGAGGTACTTGATTTTCCGGAGATTCAGGAAAAAATTCGAGAGCAGTTTGGATCTGCCGTGTTCAATGATCAGGGAAATGTTGATCGATCTGAACTGGCAAGACTTGTTTTTGGAGAATCAAAACTACAACAAACATCATTAAAACAACTGGAATCCATCGTGCATCCGGTGATTCATCGCAGGTTGGAACAGGAAATTGAATCTGCCCGGTCTCTCCACCAGGTCGATGCGATCCTGGTAGACGCCGCTGTGATTGTCGAGGCAGGATGGAAAGAGTTATGCGATCAAATCGTTTATATTGACTGCCCCTTCGAGCAACGGCAGAAACGGGTGACTCAAAACAGGGGATGGTCAGAAACAGAGTTAACAAAACGGGAGAAACATCAACTGCCTCTCTCAGAAAAACGTAAACTGGCAGATGGTGTGATCCAGAATGGTCAGGACCTGGAATCAGCTGGCCTTGAACTATCAAAGTTCATTGATTCAATTCGGAAACAAATAACTAAAAATTAATAGACTATTCGACGAACTTCAGGGTGTCTCATCTGCATCTTAAGTTATTCAAACTAATTTAATGAGAAGCTCTTCTTTGATGAATTCATAGATAACCCCCAGATGCCTTTTCAGTCAGAGAACCTTTCCAGAGGTTAATTAATCTTCGCGTTCGACACATCTGCATTGACTCCAGAACTCCACACGACTTCATCTCACTTAATTTTGTAATTCGGAAAGCATTCACTATGGCCAAATCCATAAAACTTCAGACATCTGAAAATGACGGAACAGTGGCTTCAAAAAATATCAGCGAGTTA is from Gimesia maris and encodes:
- a CDS encoding prolyl oligopeptidase family serine peptidase translates to MDSLDKPSADSNKAEVPDEQSLLWLEEIEGERALDWVKEQNKLTLQALTSDPRFEEYQSEALQILTASDRITYGTLRGEFVYNFWRDEQHVRGIWRRMTLKQFRQESKQWEILLDIDQLAETEKENWIYKGVDSLGPAHERCIIELAPGGTDTAVYREFDIPSRTFVKDGFNVPLAKTNLCWENRDQLLIATDWGEGSLNTSGYARILKRWKRGTPLSEAETLLETDVKETFIYPIDLEHAGQRVCFVMRGHDFYHFSFYLVNSAGTLSQLPLPQKCSLSGLFAGQLLVELKEEWRGSAAGSLISISLAEFQKTGEIGEVLTVFDPGESGTVSQVRCAKDAVYVTGIEHVSSQIREVRLQDNQWQGRLLPWGENDVISISSSDSSSNDLLLARDGFLQPSSLYYVNFFEEVDEKLQSTPARFNTDGLTVEKHFAISRDKTEVPYFIVYRKGMKLDHTAPVLQYGYGGFEISILPHYSPVMGKLWLEKGGVYVLANIRGGGEYGPRWHDSALLEHRQRAYDDFFAVAEAVQSKGFSSPKHYGAMGRSNGGLLMGVALTQRPELFNAIVCGVPLLDMKRFNKLLAGASWMAEYGNPDLPEQWEFISRYSPFHNLKTEQAYPKVYFFTSTKDDRVHPGHARKMAARMDQLGYEFFYYENIEGGHKGNANQKQEAMLSALEYLYLMRQLA
- a CDS encoding DEAD/DEAH box helicase, translated to MLTDVSSQAKFTDLELCQPILDVLVELGYDTPTPIQAQTIPHLLEGRDLVGQAQTGTGKTAAFALPLLSKIDLELRAPQVLVLAPTRELAIQVGESFKEYGSQLKGLQVLPIYGGADFKGQLQPLKRGVHVVVGTPGRVMDHMRRGTLKLDNLRCLVLDEADEMLRMGFIDDVEWILEQTPDNHQTALFSATMPEAIRRIAGNYLKSPQEITVKDKTRTADTIRQRYWLAKGHHKLDALTRILEAEETDGVIIFVRTKSITTELSEKLEARGFLAAPLNGDIPQKQRERTVGRLKAGHVNIVIATDVAARGLDVDRISHVINYDLPGDSEAYVHRIGRTGRAGRTGEAIMFVSPREQRSLSGIERAIKLKIERMELPSINQINKRRTERFKESVTKAMDSPDFEQFQKLLSEFKTESERSEIDIAAALACMFQGKRPLFLKETPQQRETSHRETPQRQRDSSGKPQFQSERRFSREKEFKNKEFTKDKEKVFTPRRERATSETPEEGMERFRVQVGRSHGVKPGNIVGAIANEANLDSQYIGRIDIFDEYSTVDLPEGMPRDIFRALKNVWVSGQQLRISRLDQTESGAPKRKRFKSKGKPRQQKA
- the polA gene encoding DNA polymerase I — encoded protein: MKETLYIIDTFSLVFQVFHAVPAMTGPTGQPTNAIFGITRDILNIIKTHSPDYLIFAMDSSGPGTRNDLYSEYKANRSAMPEDLVPQIPHIMDVVKGFQVPVIECPGWEADDVFATIARLANEKGIETTIVTNDKDARQLINDSIRLYNIRKNQFMDAEAVQADWGVRPDQVIDFQSLVGDSVDNIPGVPLVGPKKAQTLIEQFGTLEGVLANADKAKGPKLQQNLKEFADQARMSRELVTLNQSLDLNINWEASRLTHPDRERLHQLFVDFGFRRFAEDMKEVLSTEAPPEPVERIRETIDTKPAFETFLALLKEQDEFCVDLETTGLKPAEAEIVGWAISWEKHRGFYIPVEGPSGQLALDPQYVLEHLKPILEDPEILITNQNIKYDMVVLMRVGVFLQGVSIDPMVASYLISAGERGHSLDKLSERYLNHTMIPISELIGSGKQQKKMFEVDVDKVAEYAVEDAEIAWQLSRILQDELKHAGLWELYWELERPLISILAEMEFTGIKVDTAELKQQSQLLEKRLTTLISEIHEIAGHEFNIASPLQLRTVLFEELNLPVFKKTKTGPSTDQSVLEKLAPLHALPARITEHRHLSKLKSTYLDALPGLVNPETGRIHASFNQVVAATGRLSSSDPNLQNIPVRTQEGRQIRKAFIPQDENWRLLCADYSQIELRILAHLSQDVALSQAFREGADIHTAVASDIFRVPHDQVDSDMRRTAKAVNFGVIYGQSPFGLSEAIGIPQSEAAGFIEDYFVRYQGVREFLDQILEDCAKQKFVETICGRKREIQGVRGGVQKQLNMPERTAINTVIQGSAADLIKQAMLNVSDRIKQEQHPGRMLMQIHDELVFEVPLTALDTLGLIVREEMESAMDLEVPLIVDMSSGLNWLEQNPLEIPHQ
- the coaE gene encoding dephospho-CoA kinase (Dephospho-CoA kinase (CoaE) performs the final step in coenzyme A biosynthesis.), which gives rise to MSRHTFIPTIALIGGIGSGKSAVANKVKSFRPVMIIDADRIGHEVLDFPEIQEKIREQFGSAVFNDQGNVDRSELARLVFGESKLQQTSLKQLESIVHPVIHRRLEQEIESARSLHQVDAILVDAAVIVEAGWKELCDQIVYIDCPFEQRQKRVTQNRGWSETELTKREKHQLPLSEKRKLADGVIQNGQDLESAGLELSKFIDSIRKQITKN